CGTCGGCGAAGACGCCGACCGGTTGCTCGTCGCTCTGCGTGGTGATGAACCAGAGGAACGCTTCGGGGTACGGCACCATGCCGCCGCGGATCTGTCGCAGCGCCTGCGGCGCCTTCGACTTCTTCGCGCACACGTGCAGCTCGTCGATCAGCGCGCCGCCGGACACCTTGATGCCCGTCAGCACGCCCGGGTCGAACGTCATGATCTCCAGCGAGGCTTTCGTCTCGCGGTGGATGATCGTCTTCAGGTGGTGCCGGATGTGGAACTTCGCGTCGAGCACCGGGTCAAGCTCGATCGCGCCGGCAGCGGCATCGAACGCCAGCTGCGCCGTGTCCTGCACCGGTGCGGTCATCAGGAACGTCGCGCGCGGGCGCTTGTTCAGCAGTACCGCGGTGACCATGCCCAGCGCGCCGAACGTGGTCTTCGCGTTCTTCTTCGGCACCAGGGCGAACAGGTCGCGGATCTCTCGCTGCCCGGTCGCCGGGTCCACGGCACCGAACATGCAGCGGACCACTTCTTGGAACCACTCGCCGCCGGCCTCGGCCACCGTAGGCGTGCCTGGCACGTCTGCGAGCCGCAGCCGGCCGAAGATCTGCGCGGCGCGCTCGGCCTGCGGCGTCCACAGCGGCAGATCGCCGACGGGGAGCCGCCCAGCCTGCAAGCGCTCCCACCAATCGCGGCAGGAGAGGTCCCAGGCCACTTACTGCGCCGCGCGCCGGATCGGGGTGACCTTGTCGTCCAGCAGGTCCGCCCACTCGGTGCCGGCCTGTGCGCCGACCGCGGCAGCGTTCGCCTGCTCCTTCTTACCCACCGGCGTCTCCTTCGCGACCGGGGGCGCAGCCAGCGTCGGCGTGTGCGCAAGGAACGCCTTCTGGGCCGCCACGTTGCCCTTAAGTGCCGTCCTCGCCATGGCGTCCAGCACCTCCATGCGCCGGCGCAGCGCCACGGTCGATAGCTCCTTCTCGAAGTACTTCTCCAGCGTGTTGCGGGCGACGCCAATCCCGATGGCGATCTCCTCGTGCGACATGCCGCCGGCCGCGGCATTGGTCACCATCCGCCGCTGTGCCGCCGTCGGCGTGAACGCTGGCCGGCCCGCTTTCGTGTTCTTGCGCATAAATGGCCTTCAGCCTGAAATTCCGGCCGAGAAAAAACCTCTGAATGAGTGGGCGGCGGGTGTCCGTCGAGACGGGCCGTAGGTTTTCCCCTCCCCCCCGGTACATGTGCCGTGGATCGGGGGCGCCCAACGCTCGCGCTCCACGTTGTCCGTTCAGCTTCGCGCCGCACCGCGCCGTGCCTCGGCCTGCGTCTTGACCTTGTGGCAGTCGTGGTTGATCGCCCTCAGGTTGGACATGTCGTCCGTGCCGCCCTCTGCCACCGGCACGATGTGGTCCACCTCGTCAGCCAGCAGCGGGAGCCGGCCACTGGATTGGCATGCCTCGCACTGGCACAGGTAGCCGTCCCGTTTGAGCACGGCCTCGCGCTTCCTGCGCCAGGGGCGCCCGCCTCTGCCCTGCCCGTAGGTGGGTACCACCGGAGCTGATGGCTTCAGCCTGCTGGGTGCGCAGCTGATGCGCGGCGCCAGCGTCGTCACCCTGGCCATCAGGGCTTCTCGTACGGCTGCGCAGTGCTGCCCAGGTACGGGCCAGCCACGCTGACACCTGCCGCCCTCAGCAGCAGGCGACGCCACCAGGTCAGCCGGGGACGCTCGTGCACCTCCAGCCACATCCCGGGCATGGTCTGCACCTCGGCATAGCACTCAATGTGGGCGCGCCAGATGTCGTCCACTTCCGCCATCAGCACCACGCGGGTGACGCCCTTCAGCTCCACCCCATCCACCAGCACCTTGGTGCCACGGGTTGGGGTGGTGCCGATGTGCTCGTCCATTGCCGCCGGCACGATCGTCACGATACCCATCAGCCCAGACTCTCCGTCTGGTCGCGGTCGCCCGGCATCACGTCGCCATCCAGGCTGGTGGATGGCTCCTCCTCGCCCTCGGCTGCCAGCGCTTCCAGCAGCGCATCCAGCTTCCGCTCGATGCGATCCAGCTGACTGTCGCTCATCGCCTACCCCCACGCCCTAGGACTGCTTCGGAAATTCCGCAAGTGGATCGACGCCGACGCCGGCCGGACCATTCGCACGGCCCAGCGGAAAAAGCGGAAGTGGATCGGCGAGCCAGGCCCGCAGACGATCCCTGCGCGGCCCCGCTGCGCCCGTTGACTGCTCCCAGAGCTGGGCCAGGCTGCAATCCCACCAACCCGGAGTCAGGTACCACCATGGACGTTTCCATCGAACACCTCGCCCTCGCCGCCCACCTCATCCAGCTGCTCATCTCGGCTGCCGGCCGTTGGCTTCTGCGGCCGCCGGCACCACGCGATCCACCACGATCACGGCTTGGGCGGCGTGGACGTGGTCGTCGGCGTCGCGCCCGACTTGAACAGCAGCTCCCGCAACCTCTGCTCGTAGTTGGGCGTGCGCATCACGTTCGACGGCGCCGGCGACAGCCTGGGACAGTAGGTCGGTGCTGCAGGTGGCGAGGTCGTCGCGCAGCTGGAGACTGCCGTCACGCACGCCAGCCACAACAGCAGCAGGGACGGCCTGGGCCGCGGTGCGGTCTTCTTCATGCTTCACTCCGATGGCGGCCATGGTGTTGGCCTGCTTGTGCTCGATGTCGCGCGCCCCGGCCTGGGCCTTGGCTTCGCCCTGAGCCGCGGCGGTCTCCTGCTGGGACGTGGCCAGGTCCGCGCTGCGGTCGCGCCACTCACGGCCGGCCCAGAACGCGAGCGCCGTCCAGGCAACGAGCCCGACGATGGTGATCAGGATCCGGTTCACGGTCAGCCCCTCGGCATGTTGGATAGGTCGGCCCACAGCCACGCCAGCGCGGCAAGGAGCGCCAG
The Xanthomonas sp. AM6 DNA segment above includes these coding regions:
- a CDS encoding HNH endonuclease, with amino-acid sequence MLKRDGYLCQCEACQSSGRLPLLADEVDHIVPVAEGGTDDMSNLRAINHDCHKVKTQAEARRGAARS